A single Phoenix dactylifera cultivar Barhee BC4 chromosome 1, palm_55x_up_171113_PBpolish2nd_filt_p, whole genome shotgun sequence DNA region contains:
- the LOC120106585 gene encoding uncharacterized protein LOC120106585, translated as MDDDRRVPSASPHPGYLSDSPDTPRIAVGNADLAGVYQLMAQLLQQQQQMQLAAIQPANSYYERFRRLNPPVFNGGPDPIAAEIWIREMEKMFQALQFPEETKVRLAIPLLIGSAEFWWTTMEPAYPASRITWRDFTRLFYTEYFPDSVSQMKQDEFLTLMQSEQMSVLEYANKFNKLGRFCPQFMDNERSKASRFERGLRYRIRSRISSHLFTCYRDILDRALKVEADLMRPGIERNNLMKARPAGGQSSRPRGIKGFMIKKRQNRGCPSCGKHHSGPCLKKIGACFTCGQLGHIARDCPRRAPRLPTPEGQRLRNNLRAFVLTRQDASASDQVVTGTLPVNLIDASILFDSGSTHSFVSVSFSKQLHCTSEKIEPLHVATPLQETVIVDTKYKNCIIQLGGKELEANLLQLDMHDFDIILGIDWMSQYHAHIDCYHKKVVFQMPGESEFFFLNDDTPPQCNSTLHFISALQAAKALKKGCTAYLACVVDTQKEIKLEDIPVVREYPDVFPEKLPGLPPDREVEFTIDLTPGAGPISKAPYRMAPAELRELKTQLQELLDKKFIQPSVSPWGAPVLFVKKKDGSMRLCIDYRELNKITIKNKYPLPRIDDLFDQLQGAQVFSKIDLRSGYHQLKIKPDDVPKTFEPVNRVFKQNLDQFMIVFIDDILIYSRSREEHEIHLRMGLQTLQKKTLYAKLSKCEFWLSSVAFLGHVISENGVSVDPKKIEAVELKQRLVSAPILTLPSTNGEFTIYSDACKTGLGCVLMQNGKKELNMRQRRWLELLKDYDLSIKYHPGKANVVADALSRKLAVTLAALLTAQPQIQKDLDRLQVEVVAQTTRSLLATLRIQPTLIDRIKIAQQSDEILREAHQSRFSIHPGSTKMYRDLREHYWWKGMKREIAEYVARCMTCQLIIAEHQRPAGLLKPLEIPEWKWEHITMDFVTGLPRTVKRNDAVWVIVDRLTKSAHFLPFRVGTSLDRLAQIYIDEIVRLHGVPVSIVSDRDP; from the exons ATGGATGACGATAGGAGGGTACCGTCAGCATCCCCACATCCTGGCTACCTCTCAGACTCTCCGGATACGCCACGCATTGCGGTAGGCAACGCAGATCTAGCTGGGGTATACCAGTTGATGGCGCAGTTactccagcagcagcagcagatgcAGCTGGCTGCAATACAACCAGCTAACTCCTATTATGAGAGGTTCCGACGGTTGAACCCACCAGTGTTTAACGGCGGACCGGACCCGATAGCAGCTGAGATATGGATTCGGGAAATGGAGAAGATGTTCCAAGCACTCCAGTTTCCTGAAGAAACAAAGGTCCGATTAGCCATTCCCCTGCTGATAGGAAGTGCTGAATTTTGGTGGACAACCATGGAACCAGCATACCCTGCCAGCAGGATAACTTGGAGGGACTTCACGAGGTTGTTCTATACAGAGTATTTCCCGGACTCGGTTAGCCAGATGAAACAAGATGAATTCTTGACATTGATGCAGTCCGAGCAGATGTCCGTCCTAGAGTATGCCAACAAATTCAACAAACTGGGCCGGTtttgcccccagttcatggacAATGAAAGGAGTAAGGCAAGCCGGTTTGAGCGGGGGCTGAGGTACAGGATCAGATCCCGGATATCTTCTCACCTATTCACCTGCTACAGAGACATACTGGACCGGGCCTTGAAGGTTGAGGCCGACTTGATGAGGCCTGGCATAGAAAGAAATAATCTGATGAAGGCCAGGCCAGCAGGAGGACAGAGCAGTAGGCCCAGGGGCATCAAGGGGTTTATGATTAAGAAAAGACAGAACCGAGGTTGCCCCAGCTGCGGCAAGCATCACAGTGGGCCCTGTCTGAAGAAAATTGGGGCCTGTTTTACATGCGGGCAGCTTGGACATATAGCACGTGACTGCCCAAGAAGAGCCCCCAGACTTCCTACACCCGAGGGCCAGAGGCTAAGGAACAACCTTCGAGCATTCGTGCTGACTCGCCAGGACGCCAGTGCGAGCGACcaagtggtgacaggtacactgCCAGTTAATTTGATTGATGCCTCTATTCTGTTTGATTCTGGTTCTACACATTCCTTTGTGTCGGTTAGTTTTTCCAAACAGTTGCATTGCACATCTGAGAAAATAGAACCATTGCATGTTGCCACACCCCTCCAAGAAACAGTAATAGTCGACACTAAATACAAGAACTGCATAATTCAGTTGGGAGGAAAGGAGTTAGAGGCAAATCTTCTACAGCTTGACATGCATGATTTCGACATTATTTTGGGAATAGACTGGATGTCCCAATACCACGCCCATATTGACTGTTACCATAAGAAAGTGGTATTCCAGATGCCAGGGGAATCGGAGTTCTTCTTTCTGAATGACGATACACCTCCTCAATGTAATTCAACACTGCATTTCATTTCTGCCTTGCAAGCCGCCAAAGCACTAAAAAAAGGATGTACGGCTTATCTAGCATGTGTGGTGGATACCCAAAAGGAGATCAAACTAGAAGATATTCCGGTAGTCAGGGAATATCCGGATGTTTTTCCTGAGAAATTACCGGGACTACCTCCTGATCGCGAGGTCGAATTCACTATTGACCTCACACCAGGAGCAGGACCTATTTCCAAGGCTCCTTATCGAATGGCCCCTGCTGAGCTCAGAGAATTAAAGACACAATTACAAGAACTTTTGGATAAAAAGTTTATTCAACCCAGTGTGTCTCCATGGGGAGCCCCAGTACTATTTGTAAAAAAGAAGGATGGGAGCATGCGATTGTGCATCGATTATCGGGAACTGAACAAGATAACtataaagaacaaatatcctCTGCCCCGGATCGACGACCTGTTTGACCAGCTGCAAGGTgcccaagtcttctccaagatagatttgCGGTCCGGTTACCATCAGTTAAAAATCAAgcctgatgacgtgccaaagacTTTCGAACCAG TGAACAGAGTCTTCAAGCAGAATTTAGATCAGTTCATGATAGTCTTCATTGATGATATACTGATTTATTCAAGGAGCAGGGAAGAGCATGAAATTCATTTGAGAATGGGACTGCAGACCCTTCAGAAGAAAACGTTATATGCCAAGCTGAGCAAATGCGAGTTCTGGTTGAGCAGCGTGGCATTCCTGGGGCACGTGATCTCCGAGAATGGAGTGTCGGTGGATCCCAAGAAGATTGAAGCAGTG GAGTTAAAACAGAGGTTAGTATCTGCTCCAATTTTAACTCTGCCATCCACAAATGGAGAATTTACTATTTATAGTGATGCTTGCAAAACTGGGCTAGGCTGTGTATTAATGCAAAATGGCAAG AAAGAATTGAATATGCGGCAAAGAAGATGGTTGGAACTTCTGAAGGACTATGATTTGAGTATTAAATACCACCCAGGCAAAGCTAACGTGGTGGCCGATGCTCTGAGTAGAAAGTTAGCGGTGACTTTAGCTGCACTACTCACCGCTCAGCCGCAGATTCAAAAGGATCTTGATAGGCTACAAGTTGAAGTAGTTGCACAAACTACAAGGAGTCTGTTGGCCACTCTGAGGATACAACCGACACTGATCGACAGAATAAAGATCGCCCAGCAGTCTGAT GAGATCCTAAGAGAAGCCCACCAATCTCGTTTCTCCATCCACCCCGGCAGTACCAAGATGTACAGAGACCTCCGAGAGCATTACTGGTGGAAAGGTATGAAAAGAGAaatagctgaatatgttgcccgATGTATGACCTGTCAGCTGATAATAGCAGAACACCAGAGGCCAGCAGGATTACTAAAGCCACTAGAAATTCCAGAATGGAAATGGGAGCATATAACTATGGACTTTGTTACAGGGCTCCCAAGAACAGTAAAAagaaatgatgcagtgtgggtgattgttgacCGCCTCACAAAATCAGCTCACTTCCTACCTTTTAGGGTTGGAACCTCATTGGACAGGCTGGCccaaatatatattgatgaaATTGTGCGCCTACATGGAGTGCCAGTGAGCATTGTATCTGATCGCGACCCCTGA